tccaacaacgacatcaataactacaacaataaaaaagcaagggcaacaaaagggaataaataaatatttaaaaattaaaaaaacgaaacactgataaaaccataggttaagaggggtacaattccacacaattcccaccaccggaacgccatatctcattcccttccctgatagctttcctattctttaaccctccaggagtatggactcagggtcattatggggtgcagaaggtggaaggtctggcttctgtaattgctgcctgctgaacatgggtgttggcaggccgatccataccaccagcctgtctctctctttccttagaggggcagagctctggggaagtggagctccaggacacattggtggggtcatctgcccagggaagtctggttggcatcaaggtagaatctggaacctggtggctggaaaaagagttaacatagaaagccaagcaaattgttgactaaggactctatttttattaacatgagaaagacaaggagaaagagggagagccagagcatcactctggcacatatgctgctggaaattgaactcgggatctcatgctttgaCATCTAATGCTTTATTTACTGAGTAAACTCCCAGACGACAAAAGCTTTTAGTGATTTatttgaaagacagagaaaatcagagcatcactatggcacatgcgataccagggatcaaattctgGATCCCTAGCTTGAGAGtctcagcactttatccactatgaCACCTCCTGGGTCACATATAACTGGTTTTCTGTTATGCTCATCTCACCTTCCCTTCAACCAAGACATTTTAGTTTTGCTGTGATAataactcatttttatctttgatTTGCAACAGTGCTAGGAAAGTTTTCAGTTTGCACAACACGATCCTATGTAACTAACTGTAGCATTTCATCAGgacctagttttcttttttcttttttttttaaattgttggggcttggtgcctgcaccacaaattcactgctcctggaggacatttttcacattttgttgcccttgttgttgttattattgttgtctttgctgttgttgttggatacgacagagagaaatctagagaggagaggaagacagagagggagagagaaagacagacacctgcagacctgcttcatcacttgtaaagcgacccccctgcagctagggacccggaggcttgaacagggacccctatgccggtccttacactttgtgccctgtgcacttaacccgcagcactaccacccaacccctaggaCCTAATTTTCTATAAAAATAGATACAAATTCAAAAGTGATGGGAAAAACAATAACATGagatatagtttttaaaatatttatttttgcctccagggttattgctggggctctgtgcttgcactatgaatccactgctcctggtagtcatatttttccattgttgttgttgctactgctgctgttgttgctgctgctattgttgttggataggacagaaagaagagaggaaggaaagacagaggggggagagaaagagacacctgcagacctgcttcaccatttgcgaagggATTCCTTGCAGATAGGGATCCAGGCGCTAGTACCAAGATCCTTATTCTGATTTGTGCTttgtttgcactatgtgcacttaaaccagtgtgtcactgcctaacccctttttacttatttatgtatagagacaggcagatttcgtggggggtgtgtgtgaaagagactaTACCATCAAAGTGTCCTTCAATCTGGTGGGGTccgcgcttgaacctgggtctcacacaagtgaactattttgccagcacaacttaaaaatatatatatttattcatcaataagagagagtaagaaccaaaacatcaaactctggaccttatgtttgagagtccaacacttcatcctcTGTACCACTTTCCAGCTTACAAAAGCATGATCTTCTGAAACCAAGAgaagttttttggggggtgtcaGTTACAGTTACACAATAACTACCTGCAAAGGTTTCCCCCCCCCAATAACTTAAGAGAGCATGTTTCTGGGAGGGGAGaccgcataatggttatacagagggggccaagcagtagcgcagcgggttacgcacatggcacaaagctcaaggactggtaaggatcccagtttgagtccccagttccttaccagcggggggaggggggttcgcttcacaagcggtgaaacatatctgcaggtgtctacctttctctccccttctttgtcttcccctcctctcttgatttctctctgtctcatccaacaacaatgacagcaataataacaataataacaacaacaaggataaacaacaagggcaacgaaagggaaaaatagcctccaggagcagtagattcgtagtataggcaccaagcaccagcaataaccctggaggcacaaaaaaaaattttttttaaattttttatttataaaaaggaaacatcgggtccaggaggtggcacggtggataaagcatcggacgctcaagcacgaggtcctgagttcagtccccggcagcacatgtaccatgagtgatgtctggttctttctctctcctatcatttctcatgaatgagtaaataaaatctttaaaaaaaaaaaaaaaaggaaactgactaaatcataggataagaggggtacaatttcacacaattcccaccaccaggactctgtatcccatcccctccactgatagcttttccattctttaaccctctgtaaacatggacccaaggtcattgtgggatgcagaaggtggaaggtctggcttctgtaattgattccccgctgaacatgggcgttgacaggtcaatccatactcgcagccagcctctctctttccctagttggggtggggctctggggaagcagagctccaggacatattggtggggtcgcctgtccagggaagaatggttggcatcatggtagcatctggaacctggtggctgaaaagagagttaacatacaaagccaaacaaattgttgaccaatcatgaacctaaaggctggaatagtgcagatgaagagttggggggtcctccattttgtagatagctagtaggcatattttagttatattccaaagggcctgggctatactagtttttttttttttttcttttttcccctgagcctgaaatctgatatgccatggatccaagttattgtctggggagatgatgtcatggttggaaaaaggaccagaaagctggatcagggaagagagtagctccctaatatgggaaaggtgtataaatattgttgactgtaaaccccattgatttgatgtggtctggggcccacagtcagcttaggagactatgtgacctctgcatctctctagatctgagctcacattaagaaaaaaaaaaaatttaatggttatacagagactctcacatctgaggttctaaagtcctaggttcaatctcctataccaccataagccagagttgagcagtgctctagtaaagaaaaaaaaaaaaaaagcatgttccTTTTTCCCATTAGTATGTTCCAAATGGCCTGAACTTTTCAGAAATGCATCTTGTAAAATGACTTCTCCTCTCTGTTCAACATAGATGAGGTCACCCTAAGGCTGCATCCTGCCACTGAGCTGACCTGGGAGACGTGGCCCAAACAGGACAGCTGCCACCTTTGCGATATCCACAGTCCTCAGCAGGTAGTTCTCGACTCTAAAGGGGGCAAGCAAATATGTCTCTAAGCCACGTGAAGGGTGACAACGAGGAGGGGGATTTTTCATCCCttaatctgactcagagcggtgAGAACGACAGGGAAGACAAATTTGAAGACGCTTTTGAGATTATCCCTGCGGCCACAACCATGAGCTTGACGTCCTCCCTGGAAGAATGCACAACGGGGCTGTATTTGTTTCTAAACAACAGGTTCTCCGATGCCATCAACCTCATCCACCCCTGGGCGCAGAACAGCATCTACCATGCCCTGGTGTACAGCATCCTGATGGTGGTCAAGGCTGTCCTGACCTTTGAGCCGCAGGACATACAGACGGGGATGGTGGTCGTGAAGCAAGCTCTAAAGACCTGCAATGCTTTCCGCAGGAAGACGAGGATGGTCAGTTTTACCCGGGTCGTGAGCAGACAGGGCCCCGGCGCCATCAAGGAGGAGGAGCTACATGCGGAAGTCTGCTACGCAGAGTGCCTGATCTTGAAGTGCACAGTCATGGTGATACAGGACGACAGTGCGATCGGCTTCCTGAAGAATGGGCTCACCATCGGGTCCAGTTACCAGATCTACAAAGACTGCCAACAGGTGCTGACGCACATCCCCAACAGCCACAGCAAGACCTACAAACACCTGGCCGGAGGGATCAAATTTGGACTCGGAGCCTTCAATCTGCTGTTGTCACTCGTGCCCCTCAAGACCCTAAAACTGCTCAACGTGGTCGGGTACAGTGGTGACATGGACACAGGCATAGCTTCGCTCTACGAGAGCGCATCCCACCCCCATATAAACACCATCCTAAGTGTGTTCACTCTGCTGTTTTACTACAGCTACCTCCATATAGCTCTGGGCGTGGAGAAGGGTCACCAAACTGTGATGGAGGATCTCTTCCTCATCTACCTTAAGAAATTCCCCAATTGTGTCATCCTGAAATTTTTCCATGCCCGTTTCAATATGCTCAAGGGCCACTTTGACATGGCTCAGGGCATACTGCACCAGTGTATTTTCAGCCAGAACGAATGGAAGCAGGTCCACCACCTTTGCTACTGGGAGCTTATGTGGTGTCACATCGCCCTGCAGGAGTGGGAGCAGGCGTACTACTATGCCAGCCTCCTGGCACAGCACAGCCGCTGGTCCAAGGCTGTCTACACTTTCAGCAAAGCCATGCTGCTGGCCGTGCTGCCCTCGAACTCCGGAAGCCTGGAAAACGAGGACATGAGCTCGCTCTTCTCCAGCGTGGACAGCCTGAGAATCAAACTCTTAGGCACCTCTGTGCCCATCGAGAAGTTTCTCGCAGACAAAGGTCATCACTACGGCACAACCACGGGTTGGTACACAGCTCAGCCACTTCTGGAGTTCATGTATGCCTGGAGTGGCTTCCGGGTCATCAGCAAACGCCTCGACCTGATGACCAGCTGGCTCTCAGTCATCAACAAGGGAGAGGAGTTTTTGCAGGGAAACTCCAACTTTGAGCATGGGGCTGATGACATCTGTCTGATACATCTGCTGAAAGGTCTGTGCCTCAAATACCTGAGCAAGTTTTCTGTGGCTGAGCAGTATCTCATTCGAGTTGTTCAAAGGGAAAAACTGTTAAAAACCGATCACTATTTGGTGCCATATGCATACTATGAGCTGGGAATCCTCCATTATGTGAGAGGAGATAACAATGCAGCAGTCAAATACCTAGACAACATCAAGAACTACAAAGACTATTCCATGGAAGCCCGCCTACAGTTCCGGACCCACATAGCCCTGGAGCAAATACGTAAAGAAAGAGTGATTCGGTAGGAGCCCACTGTGGTCTCATTTATTCCCAGTGACGGAAGAACAACCAGTAAGGTGACTAGCAGGTAGAAAAAGCAATGATTTgtagaagaaataaaagaggagCCATCCACTAAGAGTCGGACTCTTTACAAGGAAGCAGGGAACTGCTCCTGCTCTGCCTTCTTTCTTGCGTCTGTACCTATAAAAGCGAGTGTGTTGGGCTGGTAATGGAGTGATGTCCGTTCTTGAAAAACAAAAGGCAAATGACGAACCTTATAAAATATTCTCTTTCTCAtagtatttattaatttgttatgTTTagaaagcatctttttttttaacccccaCAGTTTATAGCTAGAGTTCAGTAACTGTATGAATGCGCTGCTTCCAGCGgtcatttgtctctctctctctctcttttaccagagcactactcagctctggcttgtggtgtgggggattgaacctgggactttggagcctcaggcatatgagtctctttgtataaccatttattatgctatctgcccaccCACCTctatatttccttcctttctttttctttctatctcctgaacattgctcagctctgttttttttttttttttttttttttacttaagaaaggattaattaacaaaaccatagggtaggaggggtacaactccacacaattcccaccacccaatctccatatcccaccccctcccctgatagctttcccagtctctatccctctgggagcatggacccagggtcattgtgggttgcagaaggtagaaggtctggcttctgtaattgcttccccgctgaacatgggcgttgactggtcggtccatactcccagtctgcctctctctctccctagtagggtgggtctctggggaaggagagctccaggacacattggtggggtcttcagtccagggaagcctggccagcatcctgatgacacctggaacctggtgactgaaaagagagttaacatacgaagccaaacaaattgttgagcaatcatggacccaaagcttggaatagtggagaggaagtgttaggggggtactcactgcaaactctagtgtacttttgctttcaggtatatattttacagtagtttacggatacgtgtgaacatatgctctctctcacagaaactggtgtatatctaggttttgggacttcgttagaaagtgaaccacctgagatggaattagagtatactatgaaaggaaaagtctcacccgagtaatgaagctgaagggttgtcattccacacgtgaagtctctggacatagtctgaagtgaagcatgttgaggtagcaatcattgcgttggttaggttgtgtcagctctggtttatggtaatgctagggattgaacctggcatctttGATGCCTCAGGTGTTAAAAggttttttccataaccattatgttatcacccCAGCccccttatctttcttttttgatagagacagagagaaattgagaggggatgaaaagtggcttgtgaagtttcctccctgcaggtgaggattgggggcttgaatctgggtcctcacacctggtaatatgtgtgctctactaggtgcaccactgccctgttcCTAAGAACATTTCctaaaattgaaataaataaaatatatatatatatatatatatgacatataaatatttgaccagaacaccactcattCCTAGCTATTGGTGGTGATCAAATCTCATGAACCTGGGAGCTtagggctggtgagacagctcagctgggagGGTCCCTTCTGTTGCCATGCCTGCAACCAGCTTGAGCCCCTAGAACACCACAGAGGAACAGCATGGcacagtggtgggggtggggaggggagttgCTGTCTG
Above is a window of Erinaceus europaeus chromosome 3, mEriEur2.1, whole genome shotgun sequence DNA encoding:
- the LOC103111676 gene encoding tetratricopeptide repeat protein 39B-like; this encodes MSLSHVKGDNEEGDFSSLNLTQSGENDREDKFEDAFEIIPAATTMSLTSSLEECTTGLYLFLNNRFSDAINLIHPWAQNSIYHALVYSILMVVKAVLTFEPQDIQTGMVVVKQALKTCNAFRRKTRMVSFTRVVSRQGPGAIKEEELHAEVCYAECLILKCTVMVIQDDSAIGFLKNGLTIGSSYQIYKDCQQVLTHIPNSHSKTYKHLAGGIKFGLGAFNLLLSLVPLKTLKLLNVVGYSGDMDTGIASLYESASHPHINTILSVFTLLFYYSYLHIALGVEKGHQTVMEDLFLIYLKKFPNCVILKFFHARFNMLKGHFDMAQGILHQCIFSQNEWKQVHHLCYWELMWCHIALQEWEQAYYYASLLAQHSRWSKAVYTFSKAMLLAVLPSNSGSLENEDMSSLFSSVDSLRIKLLGTSVPIEKFLADKGHHYGTTTGWYTAQPLLEFMYAWSGFRVISKRLDLMTSWLSVINKGEEFLQGNSNFEHGADDICLIHLLKGLCLKYLSKFSVAEQYLIRVVQREKLLKTDHYLVPYAYYELGILHYVRGDNNAAVKYLDNIKNYKDYSMEARLQFRTHIALEQIRKERVIR